From the genome of Denticeps clupeoides chromosome 4, fDenClu1.1, whole genome shotgun sequence, one region includes:
- the pnkd gene encoding putative hydrolase PNKD, which produces MALPVWLACALGAAAFSCICYRKGLARTTWNCGVLLRIMARTEKALFWIAYWLYTRTRLGYMFYKRQLRKARERYPAGHSKTQTTIINGIKITPIPALSDNYSYMIVDTSSNFAVVVDPTDPQSVQAYLEEERVTLEAILCTHKHWDHSGGNRILRRLYNSCRVYGNNMDNIPGLTHPLADKDTIEIGTCLRFRAFYTPGHTVGHIIYLLDGRSYGGPSCLFSGDLVFLSGCGRMFEGSALTMLSSLDTVSSLNDETLLWPGHEYAEDNLLFAADVEPGNVAREQKLQWVLQQRSQRLCTSPSTLGEEKEYNPFLRSHTQGLQWALGLKQNPDEDWTAYRARVLEELRRRKDLYKRR; this is translated from the exons aTGGCGCTTCCGGTCTGGCTGGCGTGTGCGCTCGGTGCCGCTGCGTTCTCCTGCATCTGCTACCGTAAAGGCCTTGCGAGGACCACATGGAACTGCGGCGTCCTCCTGCGAATCATGGCTCGCACAGAGAAGGCGCTCTTCTGGATCGC TTATTGGCTATACACCCGAACAAGACTTGGCTACATGTTTTACAAGCGGCAGCTGAGGAAAGCTCGTGAGCGATATCCTGCTGGACACTCAaaaacacagactactataatAAATG GCATCAAGATTACACCCATCCCTGCACTGTCTGACAACTACAGCTATATGATCGTTGACACCTCATCTAACTTTGCAGTGGTTGTCGATCCCACCGACCCACAGTCTGTTCAG GCCTACCTGGAAGAGGAGAGGGTGACCTTGGAAGCCATTCTCTGCACACATAAACACTG ggacCACAGTGGAGGCAACAGAATCCTCAGAAGGCTGTATAACTCATGTAGGGTGTATGGGAACAATATGGACAATATTCCTGGATTGACACA CCCATTGGCCGATAAAGACACTATAGAGATTGGGACATGCCTGCGTTTCAGAGCCTTCTACACGCCTGGCCATACAGTTGGCCATATAATCTACCTCCTGGATGGTCGCAGTTATGGTGGCCCTAGCTGTCTCTTTTCCGGGGATCTGGTGTTCCTCTCAGGCTGTG GGAGGATGTTTGAGGGCAGTGCCTTGACAATGCTGTCATCACTGGACACAGTTTCCTCCTTGAATGATGAGACTCTTCTCTGGCCAG GTCATGAGTACGCAGAAGACAATCTGCTGTTTGCTGCAGACGTGGAGCCTGGCAATGTTGCACGTGAACAGAAGTTGCAGTGGGTCTTACAGCAGAGGAGTCAAAGACTGTGCACT AGTCCCTCAACATTAGGTGAGGAGAAGGAGTACAACCCTTTCCTGCGAAGCCACACCCAGGGCCTGCAGTGGGCACTAGGGCTTAAACAGAACCCAGATGAGGACTGGACCGCATACAGGGCCCGAGTACTGGAGGAGTTGCGCAGGCGCAAGGACTTATACAAGAGACGATAG